Proteins found in one Ptychodera flava strain L36383 chromosome 3, AS_Pfla_20210202, whole genome shotgun sequence genomic segment:
- the LOC139127476 gene encoding uncharacterized protein, protein MDTLMSDAGFPQLRDCGGVELLHCAYAKQLKVITCNWSVPDLKTNLGSQSKIYIRPIQKNLSTKPISSETDETLITQTCMGCNKEFNIRELRDHLWTCTARSDEDEDDVSYDRNEEQEDLNIIDTVDNTSDTANGTTNMISNMDVQQSAAASNPDNTPNDDSLPNEETVDDVVTATYEYCNTNSVSDPVEILKIFQSKMVTGRKLDIEDSAVLVQGETNFIMVNRSKILSTALDEICLIDNPRLTLEVEFYGEEARDLGGPRKEFFNVVLREIHAKYFENGLKQHLKEDYKTVGIIMACKEITAFAAFICSNANSALTFRKLKTLLKPKFSPEGSNNRKLENDVYAIFIAYMREAAGKCFY, encoded by the exons ATGGATACCTTGATGTCCGATGCCGGATTTCCACAACTACGTGATTGTGGGGGTGTAGAATTGCTTCACTGTGCATATGCTAAGCAATTAAAAGTGATCACATGCAATTGGTCAGTTCCTGATTTGAAAACTAATTTAGGCTCTCAGAGTAAGATATATATTAGACCCATCCAGAAAAACCTGTCTACGAAACCTATCAGTTCAGAGACTGACGAGACTTTgattactcagacatgtatggGCTgcaacaaagaatttaatattCGTGAATTACGTGATCATCTGTGGACCTGTACAGCACGCTCtgatgaagatgaagatgatgtATCCTATGACAGGAATGAAGAACAGGAAGATCTGAACATTATTGATACAGTGGATAACACAAG TGATACTGCCAATGGTACcacaaatatgatatcaaacaTGGATGTCCAACAGTCTGCTGCTGCTTCAAATCCTGATAACACT CCAAATGATGACAGTTTACCAAATGAGGAGACTGTGGATGATGTAGTGACTGCAACTTATGAATACTGTAACACAAACAGTGTATCAGAtccagttgaaattttgaaaatttttcaaagtaaaatggTTACTGGCCGGAAATTAGACATAGAAGATTCAGCTGTTCTTGTTCAAGGtgaaacaaatttcattatGGTTAACAGATCTAAGATCTTAAGTACAGCATTAGATGAGATTTGTTTGATTGACAACCCAAGACTGACTTTGGAGGTGGAATTCTATGGAGAG GAAGCCAGGGACTTAGGTGGCCCAAGGAAAGAATTTTTTAATGTTGTTCTACGGGAAATACATGccaagtattttgaaaatggcttAAAGCAACATCTTAAAGAAGACTATAAAACTGTTGGCATCATTATGG CTTGCAAAGAAATTACCGCTTTTGCTGCATTTATTTGTTCCAATGCCAACAGTGCTCTAACATTTAGAAAGCTGAAAACTCTTCTGAAGCCAAAGTTTAGTCCTGAAGGATCCAATAATCGAAAACTTGAAAATGATGTGTATGCCATCTTTATCGCTTATATGAGAGAAGCTGCAGGCAAGTGCTTTTACTGA